In Vicugna pacos chromosome 1, VicPac4, whole genome shotgun sequence, a single window of DNA contains:
- the ZBTB21 gene encoding zinc finger and BTB domain-containing protein 21 isoform X1, translating to MEGLLHYINPAHAISLLSALNEERLKGQLCDVLLIVGDQKFRAHKNVLAASSEYFQSLFTNKENETQTVFQLDFCEPDAFDNVLNYIYSSSLFVEKSSLAAVQELGYSLGISFLTNIASKSPQAPFPACPSRRKALAEEDENSSQKRSVIVCQGRSEAQGKPVSQGQPDLSHASRPFPGLAGKAGGGKPPGPKPAEPPHGHGAALPDKSRPKDGPAGPAQPPEHAGSSEEPPRSGPAKRTAALPPKPLPDREALDDKPAAGAPLPKGRAIELALRRPRPPVLSLRSSPETPYLLKETSKGGGPGEDRNLLYYSKLGLVIPSGGPGPGNQSIDRSGPLVKSLLRRSLSMDSQVPVYAPSVDLKSPLGPSSVAGDAAGNALGALSQKASVKECNERVAPDDRPAPQPHRLRSFSASQPAAREGAPPAVEVRVKAEPHSPPEPSDIIRVTVGDASAASAGARDLALKTEDDPKDMSRLPAKRRFQADRRLPVKKLRADEHGSPGPEDHFEAGASPTLLQADFPDSDLNRDEFGELEGTRPNKKFKCKHCLKIFRSTAGLHRHINMYHNPEKPYACDICHKRFHTNFKVWTHCQTQHGIVKNPSPASSSHAVLDEKFQRKLIDIVREREIKKALIIKLRRGKPGFQGQTSSQAQVIKRNLRSRAKGAYICTYCGKAYRFLSQFKQHIKMHPGEKPLGVNRAAKPKERAAPESPVGSSEVYQCRLCNAKLSSLLEQGNHERLCRNATVCPYCSLRFFSPELKHEHEGKCEYKKLTCLECMRTFKSSFSIWRHQVEVHNQNTMAPAEDLSLPALDHNGEVSGPARPQAQAEPGKANHAPAAKDDNAFSDCSEQVNFDSEDSSCLPEDLSLSRQLKIQVKEEPVEEAEEEAAPEASAAPKEAAPGQDSGLWPCEKCGKTFPAHKQLERHQELLCSVKPFICHVCNKAFRTNFRLWSHFQSHMSQAAEDPAHKDSELCPVPTNSPSPPPLPPPPPLPKIQPLEPDSPTGLSENPAPATEKLFVPQESDTLFYHAPPLSAITFKRQFMCKLCHRTFKTAFSLWSHEQTHN from the coding sequence ATGGAGGGACTCCTGCATTACATCAACCCGGCGCACGCCATCTCCCTCCTCAGCGCGCTCAACGAGGAGCGCCTCAAAGGGCAGCTGTGCGACGTGCTGCTGATCGTGGGGGACCAGAAGTTTCGTGCTCATAAAAACGTCTTGGCCGCCAGCAGTGAATACTTCCAGAGTTTATTCACAAATAAGGAGAACGAGACACAGACTGTATTCCAGCTTGACTTTTGTGAGCCAGATGCTTTTGACAATGTTTTGAACTACATCTATTCGTCATCTTTGTTTGTTGAGAAAAGCAGCCTTGCCGCCGTGCAAGAACTGGGCTACAGCCTTGGGATTTCCTTTCTGACTAACATCGCCTCCAAgagcccccaggcccccttccccGCGTGTCCCAGCAGAAGGAAGGCGCTCGCGGAGGAGGATGAGAACAGCTCTCAGAAGAGGAGCGTCATAGTGTGCCAGGGCCGAAGCGAGGCGCAGGGAAAGCCCGTCAGCCAGGGGCAGCCCGACCTCAGCCACGCCTCCCGGCCCTTCCCGGGCCTCGCGGGCAAGGCGGGCGGCGGGAAGCCCCCCGGCCCGAAGCCCGCCGAGCCGCCGCACGGGCACGGCGCGGCGCTGCCTGACAAGAGCCGGCCGAAGGACGGCCCCGCGGGCCCGGCCCAGCCCCCGGAGCACGCCGGCTCTTCGGAGGAGCCGCCCCGCAGCGGCCCGGCCAAACGGACCGCGGCGCTGCCTCCCAAGCCTCTGCCGGACCGGGAGGCGCTGGACGATAAGCCGGCCGCCGGGGCGCCGCTCCCCAAAGGCAGAGCCATAGAGCTGGCCCTCAGGAGGCCGCGGCCGCCCGTCCTGTCTCTGCGGAGCTCGCCTGAGACGCCCTACCTGCTGAAGGAAACCAGCAAAGGGGGCGGCCCGGGCGAGGATCGGAACTTGCTGTATTACTCGAAGCTGGGGCTGGTGATCCCGTCCGGCGGGCCGGGCCCCGGGAACCAGAGCATCGACCGGAGCGGCCCGCTGGTGAAGAGCCTGCTGCGGCGGTCCCTGTCGATGGACAGCCAGGTTCCCGTGTACGCGCCCTCGGTAGACTTGAAGTCTCCCCTGGGACCCTCTTCGGTGGCCGGCGACGCAGCAGGGAACGCACTCGGTGCGTTATCTCAAAAGGCTTCGGTGAAAGAGTGCAACGAGAGGGTGGCCCCGGACGACCGGCCGGCCCCGCAGCCGCACCGCCTCCGGTCCTTCAGCGCCTCCCAGCCGGCCGCGCGGGAGGGCGCGCCCCCCGCCGTGGAGGTGCGGGTCAAGGCCGAGCCGCACAGCCCCCCCGAGCCCTCCGACATCATCCGTGTCACCGTGGGGGACGCCTCGGCCGCCTCTGCCGGCGCTAGGGACCTCGCTCTGAAGACAGAGGACGACCCAAAGGACATGAGCCGGCTCCCGGCGAAGAGGAGGTTCCAGGCGGACCGGAGGCTGCCGGTCAAGAAGCTGAGGGCGGACGAGCACGGGTCTCCGGGGCCGGAAGACCATTTTGAGGCAGGCGCCAGCCCCACTCTCCTCCAGGCCGACTTCCCAGATTCGGACTTGAATAGGGACGAATTTGGTGAGTTGGAGGGAACGAGaccaaacaaaaaatttaaatgcaaacaTTGCCTTAAGATCTTTAGATCCACAGCAGGTCTGCACCGGCACATTAACATGTACCATAACCCCGAAAAGCCCTACGCTTGCGACATCTGTCACAAGCGGTTTCACACCAACTTCAAAGTGTGGACACACTGTCAGACCCAGCACGGCATAGTGAAGAACCCGTCTCCAGCCTCTAGTTCACATGCCGTTTTGGATGAAAAATTCCAAAGAAAGCTGATTGACATAGTGAGGGAGCGAGAGATTAAGAAGGCCCTGATCATTAAGCTCAGGCGCGggaagcctggcttccagggCCAGACTAGTTCCCAAGCACAAGTCATCAAGAGGAACTTGCGATCCCGAGCCAAAGGAGCGTACATTTGTACGTACTGTGGAAAAGCCTATCGCTTCCTCTCTCAGTTCAAACAGCACATAAAGATGCACCCGGGAGAAAAGCCCCTTGGAGTAAACAGAGCCGCTAAGCCGAAGGAGCGCGCCGCTCCCGAGAGCCCCGTAGGGAGCTCGGAGGTTTACCAGTGCCGCCTCTGTAACGCTAAGCTCTCTTCTCTTCTAGAACAAGGGAACCACGAGCGCTTGTGCCGAAACGCCACCGTTTGCCCTTACTGCAGCCTTAGGTTTTTTTCGCCCGAGCTCAAGCACGAGCACGAGGGTAAGTGTGAGTACAAGAAGCTGACGTGCCTGGAGTGCATGCGCACTTTCAAGTCCTCCTTCAGCATCTGGCGGCACCAGGTGGAGGTGCACAACCAGAACACCATGGCGCCGGCCGAGGACCTCTCCCTGCCCGCGCTGGACCACAACGGCGAGGTGAGCGGCCCcgccaggccccaggcccaggcCGAGCCCGGCAAAGCCAACCACGCGCCCGCCGCCAAGGACGACAACGCGTTCAGCGACTGCTCGGAGCAAGTCAACTTCGACTCGGAGGACTCCTCCTGCCTCCCCGAAGACCTCAGCCTCTCCAGGCAGCTGAAGATCCAGGTCAAAGAGGAGCCGgtggaggaggctgaggaggaggcGGCGCCCGAGGCCAGCGCCGCCCCCAAGGAGGCGGCCCCCGGCCAGGACTCCGGCCTGTGGCCCTGCGAGAAATGCGGCAAGACGTTCCCCGCGCACAAGCAGCTGGAGCGGCACCAGGAGCTCCTGTGCTCCGTGAAGCCCTTCATCTGCCACGTGTGCAACAAAGCTTTTCGCACCAACTTTCGGCTCTGGAGTCACTTCCAGTCCCACATGTCTCAGGCCGCGGAGGACCCAGCGCACAAGGACTCTGAGCTGTGCCCCGTCCCCACCAACTCCCCGTCGCCGCccccgctgcccccgcccccgccgctgcCCAAGATCCAGCCCCTGGAGCCCGACAGCCCGACCGGCCTGTCCGAAAACCCCGCTCCCGCCACCGAGAAACTGTTTGTGCCCCAGGAATCGGACACGCTCTTTTACCACGCACCCCCCCTCTCCGCCATCACGTTTAAGAGGCAGTTTATGTGCAAACTTTGCCACAGAACATTCAAGACGGCGTTTAGTCTCTGGAGTCATGAACAAACCCACAATTAG
- the ZBTB21 gene encoding zinc finger and BTB domain-containing protein 21 isoform X2: MEGLLHYINPAHAISLLSALNEERLKGQLCDVLLIVGDQKFRAHKNVLAASSEYFQSLFTNKENETQTVFQLDFCEPDAFDNVLNYIYSSSLFVEKSSLAAVQELGYSLGISFLTNIASKSPQAPFPACPSRRKALAEEDENSSQKRSVIVCQGRSEAQGKPVSQGQPDLSHASRPFPGLAGKAGGGKPPGPKPAEPPHGHGAALPDKSRPKDGPAGPAQPPEHAGSSEEPPRSGPAKRTAALPPKPLPDREALDDKPAAGAPLPKGRAIELALRRPRPPVLSLRSSPETPYLLKETSKGGGPGEDRNLLYYSKLGLVIPSGGPGPGNQSIDRSGPLVKSLLRRSLSMDSQVPVYAPSVDLKSPLGPSSVAGDAAGNALGALSQKASVKECNERVAPDDRPAPQPHRLRSFSASQPAAREGAPPAVEVRVKAEPHSPPEPSDIIRVTVGDASAASAGARDLALKTEDDPKDMSRLPAKRRFQADRRLPVKKLRADEHGSPGPEDHFEAGASPTLLQADFPDSDLNRDEFEQGNHERLCRNATVCPYCSLRFFSPELKHEHEGKCEYKKLTCLECMRTFKSSFSIWRHQVEVHNQNTMAPAEDLSLPALDHNGEVSGPARPQAQAEPGKANHAPAAKDDNAFSDCSEQVNFDSEDSSCLPEDLSLSRQLKIQVKEEPVEEAEEEAAPEASAAPKEAAPGQDSGLWPCEKCGKTFPAHKQLERHQELLCSVKPFICHVCNKAFRTNFRLWSHFQSHMSQAAEDPAHKDSELCPVPTNSPSPPPLPPPPPLPKIQPLEPDSPTGLSENPAPATEKLFVPQESDTLFYHAPPLSAITFKRQFMCKLCHRTFKTAFSLWSHEQTHN, encoded by the exons ATGGAGGGACTCCTGCATTACATCAACCCGGCGCACGCCATCTCCCTCCTCAGCGCGCTCAACGAGGAGCGCCTCAAAGGGCAGCTGTGCGACGTGCTGCTGATCGTGGGGGACCAGAAGTTTCGTGCTCATAAAAACGTCTTGGCCGCCAGCAGTGAATACTTCCAGAGTTTATTCACAAATAAGGAGAACGAGACACAGACTGTATTCCAGCTTGACTTTTGTGAGCCAGATGCTTTTGACAATGTTTTGAACTACATCTATTCGTCATCTTTGTTTGTTGAGAAAAGCAGCCTTGCCGCCGTGCAAGAACTGGGCTACAGCCTTGGGATTTCCTTTCTGACTAACATCGCCTCCAAgagcccccaggcccccttccccGCGTGTCCCAGCAGAAGGAAGGCGCTCGCGGAGGAGGATGAGAACAGCTCTCAGAAGAGGAGCGTCATAGTGTGCCAGGGCCGAAGCGAGGCGCAGGGAAAGCCCGTCAGCCAGGGGCAGCCCGACCTCAGCCACGCCTCCCGGCCCTTCCCGGGCCTCGCGGGCAAGGCGGGCGGCGGGAAGCCCCCCGGCCCGAAGCCCGCCGAGCCGCCGCACGGGCACGGCGCGGCGCTGCCTGACAAGAGCCGGCCGAAGGACGGCCCCGCGGGCCCGGCCCAGCCCCCGGAGCACGCCGGCTCTTCGGAGGAGCCGCCCCGCAGCGGCCCGGCCAAACGGACCGCGGCGCTGCCTCCCAAGCCTCTGCCGGACCGGGAGGCGCTGGACGATAAGCCGGCCGCCGGGGCGCCGCTCCCCAAAGGCAGAGCCATAGAGCTGGCCCTCAGGAGGCCGCGGCCGCCCGTCCTGTCTCTGCGGAGCTCGCCTGAGACGCCCTACCTGCTGAAGGAAACCAGCAAAGGGGGCGGCCCGGGCGAGGATCGGAACTTGCTGTATTACTCGAAGCTGGGGCTGGTGATCCCGTCCGGCGGGCCGGGCCCCGGGAACCAGAGCATCGACCGGAGCGGCCCGCTGGTGAAGAGCCTGCTGCGGCGGTCCCTGTCGATGGACAGCCAGGTTCCCGTGTACGCGCCCTCGGTAGACTTGAAGTCTCCCCTGGGACCCTCTTCGGTGGCCGGCGACGCAGCAGGGAACGCACTCGGTGCGTTATCTCAAAAGGCTTCGGTGAAAGAGTGCAACGAGAGGGTGGCCCCGGACGACCGGCCGGCCCCGCAGCCGCACCGCCTCCGGTCCTTCAGCGCCTCCCAGCCGGCCGCGCGGGAGGGCGCGCCCCCCGCCGTGGAGGTGCGGGTCAAGGCCGAGCCGCACAGCCCCCCCGAGCCCTCCGACATCATCCGTGTCACCGTGGGGGACGCCTCGGCCGCCTCTGCCGGCGCTAGGGACCTCGCTCTGAAGACAGAGGACGACCCAAAGGACATGAGCCGGCTCCCGGCGAAGAGGAGGTTCCAGGCGGACCGGAGGCTGCCGGTCAAGAAGCTGAGGGCGGACGAGCACGGGTCTCCGGGGCCGGAAGACCATTTTGAGGCAGGCGCCAGCCCCACTCTCCTCCAGGCCGACTTCCCAGATTCGGACTTGAATAGGGACGAATTTG AACAAGGGAACCACGAGCGCTTGTGCCGAAACGCCACCGTTTGCCCTTACTGCAGCCTTAGGTTTTTTTCGCCCGAGCTCAAGCACGAGCACGAGGGTAAGTGTGAGTACAAGAAGCTGACGTGCCTGGAGTGCATGCGCACTTTCAAGTCCTCCTTCAGCATCTGGCGGCACCAGGTGGAGGTGCACAACCAGAACACCATGGCGCCGGCCGAGGACCTCTCCCTGCCCGCGCTGGACCACAACGGCGAGGTGAGCGGCCCcgccaggccccaggcccaggcCGAGCCCGGCAAAGCCAACCACGCGCCCGCCGCCAAGGACGACAACGCGTTCAGCGACTGCTCGGAGCAAGTCAACTTCGACTCGGAGGACTCCTCCTGCCTCCCCGAAGACCTCAGCCTCTCCAGGCAGCTGAAGATCCAGGTCAAAGAGGAGCCGgtggaggaggctgaggaggaggcGGCGCCCGAGGCCAGCGCCGCCCCCAAGGAGGCGGCCCCCGGCCAGGACTCCGGCCTGTGGCCCTGCGAGAAATGCGGCAAGACGTTCCCCGCGCACAAGCAGCTGGAGCGGCACCAGGAGCTCCTGTGCTCCGTGAAGCCCTTCATCTGCCACGTGTGCAACAAAGCTTTTCGCACCAACTTTCGGCTCTGGAGTCACTTCCAGTCCCACATGTCTCAGGCCGCGGAGGACCCAGCGCACAAGGACTCTGAGCTGTGCCCCGTCCCCACCAACTCCCCGTCGCCGCccccgctgcccccgcccccgccgctgcCCAAGATCCAGCCCCTGGAGCCCGACAGCCCGACCGGCCTGTCCGAAAACCCCGCTCCCGCCACCGAGAAACTGTTTGTGCCCCAGGAATCGGACACGCTCTTTTACCACGCACCCCCCCTCTCCGCCATCACGTTTAAGAGGCAGTTTATGTGCAAACTTTGCCACAGAACATTCAAGACGGCGTTTAGTCTCTGGAGTCATGAACAAACCCACAATTAG